In Kitasatospora sp. NBC_00240, the following are encoded in one genomic region:
- the trpS gene encoding tryptophan--tRNA ligase — MVNAAVNGPVKDRPRVLSGIQPTSGSFHLGNYLGAVRQWVDLQEANDAFYMVVDLHAITVEQDPATLRENTRISAAQLLGAGLDPERCTLFVQSHVPEHAQLGWVMNCLTGFGEAARMTQFKDKSAKQGNDRTSVGLFTYPILQIADILLYQADAVPVGEDQRQHLELTRDLAERFNTRYAPTFTMPKPYILKETAKILDLQDPTAKMSKSASSAKGLVNLLDDPKVSAKKFKSAVTDTGTVVSYDEEGKAGVSNLLRIHSALSGQSVEQLVAHFEGKMYGALKTELAELFTEWVTPFQKRTQDFLEDPAELDRVLAVGADKARAVASETLASVYDRIGFLRPASPNPARR; from the coding sequence ATGGTCAACGCAGCGGTCAATGGTCCGGTCAAGGACCGCCCTCGGGTTCTCTCCGGCATCCAGCCCACCTCCGGCTCGTTCCACCTGGGCAACTACCTGGGCGCGGTGCGCCAGTGGGTCGACCTGCAGGAGGCCAACGACGCCTTCTACATGGTGGTCGACCTGCACGCGATCACCGTCGAGCAGGACCCGGCGACGCTCCGCGAGAACACCCGGATCTCCGCCGCCCAGCTGCTCGGCGCCGGCCTCGACCCGGAGCGCTGCACGCTGTTCGTCCAGTCGCACGTGCCCGAGCACGCGCAGCTCGGCTGGGTGATGAACTGCCTGACCGGCTTCGGCGAGGCCGCCCGGATGACCCAGTTCAAGGACAAGTCCGCCAAGCAGGGCAACGACCGCACCTCGGTGGGCCTGTTCACCTACCCGATCCTGCAGATCGCCGACATCCTGCTCTACCAGGCCGACGCCGTCCCGGTCGGCGAGGACCAGCGCCAGCACCTGGAGCTCACCCGCGACCTCGCGGAGCGCTTCAACACCCGCTACGCCCCGACCTTCACCATGCCGAAGCCGTACATCCTCAAGGAGACGGCGAAGATCCTGGACCTCCAGGACCCGACCGCGAAGATGAGCAAGTCGGCCTCCTCGGCCAAGGGCCTGGTCAACCTGCTGGACGACCCGAAGGTCAGCGCCAAGAAGTTCAAGAGCGCCGTCACCGACACCGGCACCGTGGTCTCCTACGACGAGGAGGGCAAGGCCGGCGTCTCCAACCTGCTGCGGATCCACTCCGCGCTCAGCGGGCAGAGCGTCGAGCAGCTGGTGGCGCACTTCGAGGGCAAGATGTACGGCGCCCTGAAGACCGAGCTGGCCGAGCTGTTCACCGAGTGGGTGACGCCGTTCCAGAAGCGGACCCAGGACTTCCTGGAGGACCCGGCCGAGCTGGACCGGGTGCTCGCGGTCGGCGCCGACAAGGCCCGGGCGGTGGCCTCCGAGACCCTGGCCTCGGTCTACGACCGGATCGGCTTCCTGCGGCCGGCGAGCCCGAACCCCGCGCGGCGCT